Proteins encoded by one window of Esox lucius isolate fEsoLuc1 chromosome 4, fEsoLuc1.pri, whole genome shotgun sequence:
- the etfdh gene encoding electron transfer flavoprotein-ubiquinone oxidoreductase, mitochondrial: MFPACRYSIQAQRCMRVLKTVQAEHASLQLYAWRRNGSSAVTPRITSHYSIFPRDNDPRWEGVEMERFADEADVVIVGGGPAGLSAAIRLKQLANEQEKELRVCLVEKASQIGAHTLSGACLEPSALIELFPDWKERGAPLNTPVTEDLFSILTKKHRIPVPMLPGLPMNNHGNYIVRLGHFVRWLGEQAEELGVEIYPGYAAAEVLFHEDGSVKGIATNDVGIAKDGSPKDVFERGMELHAKVTLFGEGCHGHLAKQLYQRFNLRENCEPQTYAIGLKELWVIDEKKWRPGRIEHSVGWPLDRNTYGGSFLYHLNEGEPLVALGFVIGLDYTNPYLSPFREFQRWKHHPFIAKTLEGGDRIAYGARALNEGGYQSLPKVTFPGGMLIGCSPGFMNVPKIKGTHTAMKSGMLAAEAIFPKVTAEDPASETTGFHIPEYEENLKKSWIWKELYSVRNIRPSFHNYFGLYGGMLYTGVFYWIFRGKEPWTLKHAGLDSAQLKPAKECLPIEYPKPDGKLSFDLLSSVALSGTNHEGDQPPHLTLKDDSVPVARNLAIYDGPEQRFCPAGVYEYVPLETGEGMRLQINAQNCVHCKTCDIKDPSQNINWVVPEGSGGPAYNGM, encoded by the exons ATGTTTCCAGCTTGCAGATATTCAATTCAAG CCCAGAGGTGTATGCGAGTATTGAAAACAGTGCAAGCAGAACATGCTTCGCTGCAGCTCTACGCATGGAGACGAAATGGCTCATCTGCCGTGACACCCCGCATAACATCCCACTACTCAATCTTCCCCAGGGACAACGACCCACGATGGGAAG GTGTGGAGATGGAGCGGTTTGCTGACGAGGCCGATGTGGTGATAGTGGGCGGGGGTCCAGCAGGCCTGTCGGCAGCCATCCGGCTGAAGCAGCTAGCCAATGAGCAGGAGAAGGAGCTGCGTGTGTGCCTGGTGGAGAAGGCCTCTCAGATTGGTGCACACACCCTCTCTGGCGCCTGCCTGGAGCCAAGCGCCCTCATTGAGCTCTTCCCAGactggaaggagagaggg GCGCCCTTAAACACACCCGTCAcagaggatttgttcagcatTCTGACCAAGAAACATCGAATTCCTGTCCCAATGTTGCCAG GTCTGCCCATGAACAACCACGGGAACTACATAGTGCGGCTGGGTCATTTTGTACGCTGGTTGGGAGAGCAAGCTGAGGAGCTGGGTGTGGAGATATACCCTGGCTACGCGGCAGCGGAG gtATTGTTCCATGAAGATGGAAGCGTGAAAGGGATTGCCACCAATGACGTGGGCATCGCAAAGGATGGTTCGCCCAAG GATGTGTTTGAGAGGGGAATGGAGCTCCATGCTAAGGTGACCCTGTTTGGAGAGGGCTGTCACGGCCATCTAGCCAAACAGCTCTACCAGCGATTCAACCTCCGGGAGAACTGTGAACCCCAGACGTATGCCATTGGCCTGAAAGAG CTATGGGTCATTGATGAAAAGAAGTGGAGACCAGGCAGAATAGAACATTCGGTGGGCTGGCCACTGGACAGGAACACGTACGGTGGTTCCTTCCTCTATCACTTGAACGAGGGCGAGCCGTTGGTGGCCTTGGGCTTTGTG ATTGGTCTGGACTATACCAACCCCTATCTCAGCCCCTTCAGAGAGTTCCAGCGCTGGAAGCATCATCCTTTCATTGCTAAGACCCTGGAGGGGGGGGATAGAATTGCCTATGGAGCCAGGGCGCTCAACGAGGGAGGctatcag TCTCTCCCTAAGGTGACATTCCCAGGGGGGATGCTGATTGGATGCAGTCCGGGCTTTATGAACGTACCGAAGATTAAAGGTACCCACACGGCCATGAAGAGTGGCATGCTGGCCGCGGAGGCCATCTTCCCTAAAGTCACAGCTGAAGACCCAGCTTCTGAAACAACCG GATTTCACATACCTGAGTATGAAGAGAATCTGAAGAAGTCTTGGATCTGGAAAGAGCTGTACTCAGTGAGGAACATCAGGCCGTCATTCCACAACTACTTTGGGCTGTACGGGGGCATGCTCTACACTGGGGTCTTCTACTGGATATTTAGAGGAAAGGAGCCGTGGACACTGAAACACGCAG GCTTGGACTCGGCCCAGCTTAAACCGGCTAAGGAGTGCTTACCCATCGAGTACCCCAAGCCGGATGGCAAGCTGAGCTTCGATCTGCTCTCCTCGGTGGCTCTGAGCGGCACCAACCACGAGGGGGACCAGCCGCCCCACCTCACCCTGAAGGACGACAGCGTCCCCGTCGCCCGGAACCTGGCCATCTATGATGGGCCGGAGCAGCGCTTCTGTCCAGCAG GTGTGTACGAGTACGTCCCCCTTGAGACTGGAGAAGGTATGCGGTTGCAGATCAATGCTCAAAACTGTGTCCACTGCAAGACGTGTGACATCAAGGACCCCAGCCAGAACATCAACTGGGTGGTGCCGGAAGGCAGCGGAGGACCAGCCTACAATGGAATGTGA
- the LOC105027756 gene encoding uncharacterized protein C4orf45 has translation MPHVKTLQTCGSRILFTGPDGIGDYRARLIDFPRYIGIGPLSPEGTSDLSYLCRPALCNLPPMPKHCFTGEVGWGLQYHQHLNRQTLHSNMQIKKAEFRSALEDRVTQRYQNPWHAPPHFPDKQSVQVYDKPQWTCKVDRNSQDNNKLFLLNKRYNLAQKKPDCAAHMSSRHFPAIVQVKNRK, from the exons ATGCCTCACGTAAAGACCCTGCAAACCTGTGGATCGAGGATCCTTTTTACAG GTCCAGATGGAATTGGAGACTACAGGGCAAGACTGATTGACTTTCCCAGATACATTGGTATTGGTCCTTTGTCACCAGAGGGTACAAGCGATTTGAGTTACCTTTGCCGGCCCGCTCTCTGCAACCTGCCCCCCATGCCCAAACACTGCTTCACTGGAGAGGTGGGATGGGGACTGCAGTATCACCAGCAcctgaacagacagacactgcaCAGCAATATGCAAATTAAG AAAGCAGAGTTCCGCTCAGCCCTGGAGGACAGAGTGACCCAGAGATACCAAAACCCATG GCACGCACCGCCCCACTTTCCAGACAAGCAATCTGTCCAGGTCTATGACAAACCTCAATGGACATGCAAGGTCGACCGGAACAGCCAAGATAACAACAAACTGTTCCTTCTCAACAAG AGATATAATTTGGCTCAGAAAAAACCTGACTGTGCTGCACATATGAGTAGCAGACATTTCCCTGCAATTGTTCAGGTGAAGAACAGAAAATGA
- the ppid gene encoding peptidyl-prolyl cis-trans isomerase D: protein MSNAAPATKPSNKENPRVFFDVDIGGERAGRIVFELFADIVPKTAENFRALCTGEKGTGKTTGKPLHFKGCPFHRIIKQFMIQGGDFSNQNGTGGESIYGEKFEDENFHYKHDKEGLLSMANSGPATNGSQFFITTVPTPHLDGKHVVFGQVLKGMGVVKTLEAVETKEDAPIKPCFIADCGEHKDGDNWGVTPNDGSGDTHPDYPEDADLDLKDVDKVLSVAEDIKNIGNNFFKNQDWQSAIKKYSKALRYLAVGGEEQEIEKAQAKLEPTALSCILNTAACKLKLQLWQEAMDSCNEALQLNEKNTKALFRRSQAWQGLKEYSKAMSDLKKAQEIAPEDKAIGNEMKRVQMKVKEEKEKEKQIYAKMFA from the exons ATGTCCAACGCAGCACCGGCGACCAAGCCTTCTAACAAAGAGAACCCCCGTGTCTTTTTTGATGTAGACATTGGTGGTGAAAGAG cTGGCCGAATCGTGTTCGAACTTTTTGCTGATATTGTCCCCAAAACTGCCGAAAACTTTCGAGCACTTTGTACCGGTGAGAAGGGTACCGGCAAAACCACAGGAAAACCACTGCATTTCAAAGGATGTCCTTTCCACAGGA TCATCAAACAGTTCATGATCCAGGGAGGGGATTTCTCCAACCAGAACGGCACCGGAGGAGAGAGTATTTATGGGGAGAAGTTTGAAGATGAAAACTTCCATTACAAG CACGATAAAGAGGGCTTGCTGAGCATGGCTAATTCAGGACCTGCCACCAATGGATCCCAGTTCTTCATCACCACTGTGCCAACGCCTCATCTAGATGGAAAACATGTGGTCTTTGGACAAGTCTTGAAGGGGATGGGGGTGGTGAAAACACTGGAAGCCGTAGAGACCAAGGAGGATGCACCCATCAAG CCATGTTTTATAGCTGACTGTGGTGAGCATAAAGATGGTGACAACTGGGGAGTAACACCGAACGACGGCTCAGGGGACACCCACCCCGATTACCCTGAGGACGCTGACCTTGATTTAAAAGAT GTTGACAAAGTCCTGTCTGTTGCTGAAGATATTAAGAATATCGGAAACAATTTCTTCAAGAACCAAGACTGGCAGTCTGCAATCAAGAAATACTCCAAAGCTCTCAG GTATCTGGCCGTTGGtggagaggagcaggagattgAGAAGGCCCAGGCAAAGCTGGAGCCAACAGCACTGAGCTGCATTCTCAACACTGCAGCCTGTAAACTGAAGCTGCAACTCTGGCAGGAAGCCATGGACAGCTGCAATGAG GCACTGCAGTTGAATGAGAAAAACACCAAGGCTCTGTTCAGGAGGTCCCAGGCCTGGCAGGGACTCAAGGAATACAGTAAAGCCAtg AGTGATTTGAAGAAGGCTCAAGAAATTGCCCCAGAAGACAAAG CAATCGGAAATGAGATGAAGAGAGTCCAGATGAAAGTGAAGgaggaaaaggaaaaagagaaacaaatatATGCCAAAATGTTTGCATGA